One window of the Litorilinea aerophila genome contains the following:
- a CDS encoding sugar phosphate isomerase/epimerase family protein has translation MSSIPIALQLYSVRHELAQDLRGTLQAVAEMGYAGVEFAGPPQHDARDLRALLDEFGLACCGWHTPFALVQDDRLAETVAFHQALGNDKVIVPGIPAELRQTRDDWLRLADFFNRLADKLAPHGLRTGYHNHHVEFQPLEGEAPWDTFFSHTDPAVIMQLDNGNALYGGADVVEIIRRYPGRAVTVHLKPYSRAAGADNPVHGFRPLIGEDEIPWEAFFQACESVGGTQWYIVEYESDAYPPLEAVKRCLQALRAMGK, from the coding sequence ATGTCATCCATTCCCATTGCTCTCCAGCTCTACTCCGTCCGCCATGAGCTGGCCCAGGATCTGCGCGGCACCCTCCAGGCCGTGGCAGAGATGGGCTACGCCGGTGTGGAGTTCGCCGGCCCGCCCCAACACGACGCCCGGGACCTTCGGGCCCTCCTGGACGAGTTCGGCCTGGCCTGTTGCGGCTGGCACACGCCCTTCGCCCTGGTCCAGGACGACCGCCTGGCGGAGACGGTCGCCTTTCACCAGGCCCTGGGCAACGACAAGGTGATTGTGCCGGGCATCCCCGCCGAACTGCGCCAGACCCGGGACGACTGGCTCCGGCTGGCCGACTTTTTCAACCGGCTGGCGGACAAGCTGGCCCCCCACGGCCTGCGCACAGGCTACCACAACCACCACGTGGAGTTCCAGCCCCTGGAAGGGGAGGCGCCCTGGGATACCTTCTTCAGCCACACCGACCCCGCGGTGATCATGCAGCTGGACAACGGCAACGCCCTCTACGGCGGCGCGGACGTGGTGGAGATCATCCGCCGTTACCCCGGCCGCGCGGTGACCGTCCATCTCAAACCCTACTCCCGGGCCGCGGGCGCGGACAACCCGGTGCACGGCTTCCGTCCCCTCATCGGCGAAGATGAAATTCCGTGGGAAGCTTTCTTCCAGGCCTGCGAGAGCGTGGGGGGCACCCAGTGGTACATCGTGGAGTACGAGAGCGACGCCTATCCACCCCTGGAAGCGGTGAAGCGTTGCCTCCAGGCGCTACGGGCCATGGGCAAGTGA
- a CDS encoding sugar phosphate isomerase/epimerase family protein yields the protein MNVAIMAYTFNPLWRDGRLDLFGYLESCRYRYGLQYADLWNHMFASIEDEYVAKVKDGLAERELTVANLAVDGAHIWDPDPDVREKHYQNALAHMRVAEALGAQTLRIDAGGSRDAQTFTDEEFDFIVQRYREYAQRAHDHGYRIGPENHWGPTTNPVVLKQLCEAVDHPAFGVLLHSERWQGQEAERGDELVAPWTMHTHFGRGVLESRLDAKLDLLEGAGYQGCWSIEHPSTGYSEPALLLALLRDALERRRVAG from the coding sequence ATGAACGTTGCCATCATGGCCTACACCTTCAACCCCCTCTGGCGGGATGGCCGCCTGGATCTCTTCGGCTATCTGGAAAGCTGCCGATATCGCTACGGCCTCCAGTATGCCGACCTCTGGAACCACATGTTCGCCAGTATCGAAGACGAGTACGTGGCCAAGGTCAAAGATGGGTTGGCCGAGCGGGAATTGACTGTGGCCAACCTGGCCGTGGACGGTGCCCACATCTGGGATCCGGACCCCGATGTGCGGGAGAAGCACTACCAGAATGCCCTGGCCCACATGCGGGTGGCCGAGGCCCTGGGCGCGCAGACCCTGCGCATCGACGCCGGCGGCAGCCGGGACGCCCAGACCTTCACCGACGAGGAGTTTGACTTCATCGTCCAGCGCTACCGGGAGTACGCGCAGCGGGCCCATGATCACGGCTATCGGATCGGGCCGGAAAACCACTGGGGCCCCACCACCAACCCGGTGGTCCTCAAACAGCTGTGTGAGGCCGTGGATCATCCAGCCTTCGGCGTGTTGCTCCACAGCGAACGGTGGCAGGGCCAGGAGGCGGAGCGGGGCGATGAGCTGGTGGCGCCGTGGACCATGCACACCCACTTCGGTCGCGGTGTCCTGGAAAGCCGACTGGACGCCAAGCTGGACCTCCTGGAGGGCGCGGGCTACCAGGGCTGCTGGAGCATCGAGCATCCCAGCACCGGCTACAGCGAGCCAGCCCTGTTGCTGGCCCTGCTGCGGGATGCGCTGGAGCGGCGGCGGGTGGCTGGTTGA
- a CDS encoding mandelate racemase/muconate lactonizing enzyme family protein gives MKVTAIQTFIVDGGFRPWTFVKMETDEPGLIGWGDCTDWGSPGPVAATVERLSELVIGRDPMQVEAIWWDLTAATMRHVGGIAWKAMAGIDSALWDIRGKALGAPVWQLLGGKMRDRLRLYWSHCGTVRARFADRLGLPRVETTDDLRALAEEVLARGFTAIKTNLFPLRDRPETQALMSRMTHHGGDAPPEVIRNAQAIVGTFREALGPDVGIALDVAFTYRLGGAIKLARALEPYELMWLETETLDPEALRLVRESTRTPICTGESLFGTHQYKPYLQLHAQDIIMPDLAWNGLTMGKKIADMAHAYDTLVAPHNCHSPLTTLVSAALCATIPNFYILEFDVDDPPWRDEIMTHPLEIEDGFLKLSDRPGLGSDLIEAELRKHPPGHYPGVR, from the coding sequence GTGAAGGTCACCGCCATTCAGACCTTCATCGTGGACGGGGGCTTCCGGCCGTGGACCTTCGTCAAGATGGAGACCGACGAACCGGGGCTCATCGGCTGGGGCGACTGCACCGACTGGGGCTCGCCCGGGCCGGTGGCCGCCACCGTGGAGCGGCTCAGCGAGCTGGTCATCGGTCGGGATCCCATGCAGGTGGAGGCCATCTGGTGGGACCTCACCGCAGCCACCATGCGCCATGTGGGCGGCATCGCCTGGAAGGCCATGGCCGGCATCGACTCCGCCCTGTGGGACATCCGGGGCAAGGCGCTGGGTGCGCCCGTCTGGCAGCTCCTGGGCGGCAAGATGCGGGATCGACTGCGCCTCTACTGGTCCCACTGCGGCACGGTGCGCGCCCGTTTCGCCGACCGGCTGGGCCTGCCCCGGGTCGAGACCACCGACGACCTGCGCGCCCTGGCCGAGGAGGTGTTGGCCCGGGGCTTCACCGCCATCAAGACCAACCTCTTTCCCTTGCGGGACCGGCCGGAGACCCAGGCGCTCATGAGCCGCATGACCCACCACGGGGGCGACGCGCCGCCGGAGGTCATCCGCAATGCTCAGGCCATTGTGGGCACCTTCCGGGAGGCCTTGGGGCCGGACGTGGGCATCGCCCTGGACGTGGCCTTCACCTACCGGCTGGGGGGCGCCATCAAGCTGGCCCGGGCCCTGGAGCCCTATGAGCTGATGTGGCTGGAGACCGAGACCCTGGACCCGGAGGCGCTGCGGCTGGTGCGGGAATCCACCCGCACGCCCATCTGTACCGGCGAGAGCCTCTTCGGCACCCACCAGTACAAGCCCTATCTGCAGCTCCACGCCCAGGACATCATCATGCCCGACCTGGCCTGGAACGGGTTGACCATGGGCAAGAAGATCGCGGACATGGCCCACGCCTACGACACCCTGGTGGCGCCCCACAACTGCCACAGTCCCCTCACCACCCTGGTCTCCGCCGCCCTGTGCGCCACCATCCCCAACTTTTACATCCTGGAATTCGACGTGGATGACCCGCCCTGGCGGGACGAGATCATGACCCACCCCCTGGAGATTGAAGATGGCTTCTTGAAGCTAAGCGACCGGCCCGGCCTGGGCTCGGACCTGATCGAGGCGGAGCTGCGCAAGCATCCGCCAGGGCACTATCCGGGCGTGCGCTGA